From the genome of Streptomyces sp. S4.7:
ACGCACTGGTCAGCGATCTCGACCCGGCGAAGGCACCGACCGTCCGGGCGCAGATCTGGACGCTCGTCAAGGCCGCGGAGCTGCACCACGACCTGCATGTGGACGAGCAGCCGGAGGACGACGACTTCGACTCGTTCGTCATGCACGTCGACGGCTACCTGTGTGAGATCAAGGACGTCCAGATCAGGGACGGTCTGCACATCCTCGGCGGCGGCCCGCGGGGGGAGGCCCGCGTCAACCTGGTGCTCGCCGTGCTGCGTGCCTCGCAGGTGTGGGGCGGCGAGGCGAACGCGCTGCCGGGTCTGCGGGCGGCGCTCGCCGAGCACTTCGGCCTGGTCGAGAAGGAGTTGCTGGGCGAGCCCGGCGCGCCGGTGAAGGTGCCGGTGGAGCTGACGGACCTGGTCACGGGTCCGTCCAGGTCGGCGGCCGACGCGATCGATCTGCTGGAGCAGCTGTGCCGGCGGCTCGCGGAGGGCATGGAGGAGCGCGGCTGGGAGCTGTCGGCGGCGGCGCCGCTGGCCGGGGAGGTGCTGGGGCACGAACTGCCGTCGGCGGTGGCCGTGCTGGGCTTCGCCTGTACGGAGGTGGTGCCGAGGCTGGCCCGTACGACGGACGAGATCGGCAACATCCTGCGCGCGCTGGACGGCGGTTTCGTCCCTGCGGGACCGTCCGGGTCGCCGACGCGCGGGCTGGTGAACGTGCTGCCGACGGGCCGTAACTTCTACTCCGTCGACCCCAAGGCCATTCCGTCGCGGCTCTCCTGGGAGGTCGGGCAGTCGCTCGCCGACTCACTGGTGGCCCGGTACCTGGCCGACACGGGCGCCTATCCGGCGTCGGTGGGGCTGACCGTGTGGGGCACGTCCGCGATGCGCACCCAGGGCGACGACATCGCCGAGATCCTTGCGCTGCTGGGCTGCCGGCCGGTGTGGGACGACGCGTCGCGGCGGGTCAGCGGCTTCGAGATCGTGCCCCTGGCGGAGCTGGGACGGCCCCGGATCGATGTGACGGTGCGGATCTCGGGCTTCTTCCGGGACGCCTTCCCGCATGTGGTGGGGCTGATCGACGACGCCGTACGGGCGGTGGCCGAGCTGGACGAGCCCGCCGGGTCCAACTACGTGCGGGCGCACGCGGATCAGGACACGGCCGAGCACGGCGACCGGCGCAGGGCGACGGCGCGGATCTTCGGGTCGAAGCCGGGCGCGTACGGGGCGGGTCTGCTGCCGCTGATCGACGCGCGGAACTGGCGGTCGGACGCGGATCTGGCCGAGGTGTACGCGGTGTGGGGCGGCTACGCGTACGGGCGCGGGCTCGACGGGCGGGCGGCGCGCGGCGACATGGAGACGGCGTTCCGGCGGATCAAGGTCGCGGCGAAGAACGTCGACACGCGGGAGCACGATCTGGTCGACGCGGACGACTACTTCCAGTACCACGGCGGAATGGTCGCGATGGTGCGGCATCTGACGGGTGAGTCGCCCGAGGCGTACGTGGGTGACAGCGCGACCCCGGACCAGATCAGGACACGCACGCTGGGCGAGGAGACGCACCGGGTGTTCCGGGCGCGGGTGGTCAACCCGCGCTGGATGGCGGCGATGCGGCGGCACGGCTACAAGGGCGCGTTCGAGATGGCCGCGACCGTCGACTACCTCTTCGGCTACGACGCGACGGCCGGGGTCGTGGACGACTGGATGTACGAGAAGTTGTCTGCGGAGTACGTCTTCGCGCCGGAGAACCAGGAGTTCATGCGGCGCTCCAACCCCTGGGCGCTGCGCGGGATCACGGAGCGGCTGCTGGAGGCGGCGGAGCGCGGGCTGTGGGCGGAGCCGGACGAGCGGACGCTGGAGCGGCTGCGGGCGAC
Proteins encoded in this window:
- the cobN gene encoding cobaltochelatase subunit CobN, which produces MTTAPADSPSPTVLLLSTADTDLLAARASGAPYLIGNPTRVDATDDLPALIAGARIAVVRLLGGKRAWEDGLAVLAASGVPTVLLGGESLPDAELMADSSVPAGVVAEALRYLVEGGPENLAELARFLCDTVLLTGEGFDAPRAMPEWGVHGERASVEGRPTVAVLFYRAHHLSGNTSFVDVLCDRIEERGANALPLYCGSLRGADPALYERLGSADALIATVLAAGGTRASDASAGGDDEAWDIGALADLDVPVLQGLCLTSSRAAWDASDAALSPMDAAMQVAIPEFDGRLITVPFSFKEEGPDGVPVYVADAERAGRVAGIAVRHARLAHKPNGRKKLAVVFTAYPTKHSRVGNAVGLDTPASAVRVLDALRDAGYAVGDGADAHPDKGDELIHRLINAGGHDVEWLTEEQLAVAPARVPLADYRAWFDRLEPGLRASMLEHWGEPPGSLYVDGDDIVLASLRFGNVVVMIQPPRGFGENPIAIYHDPDMPPSHHYMAAYRWLETAAGENGFGADAIIHMGKHGTMEWLPGKGLGLSAGCGPDAVLGELPLIYPFIVNDPGEGTQAKRRGHATVVDHLVPPMARADTYGDLAKLEQLLDEYALVSDLDPAKAPTVRAQIWTLVKAAELHHDLHVDEQPEDDDFDSFVMHVDGYLCEIKDVQIRDGLHILGGGPRGEARVNLVLAVLRASQVWGGEANALPGLRAALAEHFGLVEKELLGEPGAPVKVPVELTDLVTGPSRSAADAIDLLEQLCRRLAEGMEERGWELSAAAPLAGEVLGHELPSAVAVLGFACTEVVPRLARTTDEIGNILRALDGGFVPAGPSGSPTRGLVNVLPTGRNFYSVDPKAIPSRLSWEVGQSLADSLVARYLADTGAYPASVGLTVWGTSAMRTQGDDIAEILALLGCRPVWDDASRRVSGFEIVPLAELGRPRIDVTVRISGFFRDAFPHVVGLIDDAVRAVAELDEPAGSNYVRAHADQDTAEHGDRRRATARIFGSKPGAYGAGLLPLIDARNWRSDADLAEVYAVWGGYAYGRGLDGRAARGDMETAFRRIKVAAKNVDTREHDLVDADDYFQYHGGMVAMVRHLTGESPEAYVGDSATPDQIRTRTLGEETHRVFRARVVNPRWMAAMRRHGYKGAFEMAATVDYLFGYDATAGVVDDWMYEKLSAEYVFAPENQEFMRRSNPWALRGITERLLEAAERGLWAEPDERTLERLRATYLELEGDLEGGGE